The genomic segment CCCGTGGTATTCGACGACATCGAGCAGCTGGGGATCAGTGAGCTCGGCGTGCAGTGGATTCGCCAGTGGATGGATGCCACCAGCGGCATGCTGCTGGTGACCGGACCGACCGGGGCGGGCAAGACCACCACGCTGTATACCCTGCTGCATCGCCTGGCGCTCAGCGATAGCCAGGTGGTCACGGTCGAGGATCCGGTGGAGTACATCGTGCCCGGGATCAATCAGCTGCAGGTCGACAGCGCCAGCGGCATGGACTTTGCCAGCGTGACCTCTGCGCTGCTGCGCATCGACCCGGACTACGTGCTGATCGGCGAACTGCGCGACGAGCCTTCGACGCGGGCGGCAATCAACGTGGCGGTCAGCGGACGCTCGCTGATGGCGACCCTGCACAGCCGCGATGCGGTGGGGGCGGTGACCACGCTGCGTCAGCGCGGCCTCGACGATGCCGAGATCGCCTCCAGTCTCGGGGTGGTGGTGGCGCAGCGCCTGGTCAGGCAGCTGTGTCAGCAGTGCCGGCAGCCAACCTCACTGGCGGACGGTGATCGTGCCTGGCTCGAGGCCAGCGGCGCGCGGCTGCCCTCGCATGTGTGGCAGGCCGTCGGCTGCGAGGCGTGCCAGGGGCTCGGGTTCTCCGGCCGCACCGGGGTCTTCGAGGTGTGGCAGCCGACCAGCGAGGACCATGCGCTGATTCTGCAGCACGGCGATGAACACCGCCTGCGACGCCAGGTGGTGGCGCGCGGCGAGCCGATGCTGTTTGGCGAGGGGTTGAGCAAGGTCGAGCAGGGTGTCACCACCCTCGGCGAGCTGTTCCGGGTCGGGGCTCTGCTGCCCCGCTAGGGCGTTGAACACGGGGCGATAAATAGGGTTTGTCAACGCGCGACCAATAGCGTAGAAAGCACTCATTGCACGTGCTAGCCGAGAGACAACGCCCCCATGAGCCGACTCATCAGACTGTTTGCCATCGTCGCGATGGTGCTGACGCCAACCCTGGGCCTCAAGGCCAGCCTGATCGACAATATCGCCACCGACTTTGGCCCCCGCGATCCGTTCGAAGTGTGGGTCAAGGTCGACAACAGTGACGCCACGCTCACGGTGTATCGCGGTGACTATCCCCTCGAGCGCATTAATGGCATCTCGATCGGCCAGCGCGGCGCCGCCCGCATGCGGGTGAGGGGCGACAAACAGACCCCGCAGGGGGAGTTTCGTATCAACGGCATCAACCCCGAGAGCCGCTTTCACCTGTTCTTCGCCGTCGACTATCCGACCCCGTGGAACGCGCTGGAAGCGCTCAACGCCGGCGTGATGAGCCGCGCCGAGTACGAGGACTACCACTATTTCCTGCGTCGCCACGGTCGTCCGCCCCAGGACACCGTGCTGGGGGGAAACATCGGCCTGCACGGGATCGGCAAGGGCGACCCGGAGATTCACGGTCGCTTCGACTGGACCCTGGGCTGCGTGGCGGTGACCAATGCCGAGATCGAGCGGCTCGCCGAGCTGATCGGCATTGGCACGCGGGTCGTGATCCGCTAGGCTCAAGTGGCGCGATAGGTTTTTTCGTGTAGACAGACGGAGCCTGTCTATAATAAAACAGTGTTTGACATCGCGTTTTGGCCGTCTATGATTGCCAACGTGACGTGCAGAAGAACCTGCGATAGCAGGACGCCTGTTACCAGGCACAACCCAAGCTGAACCAAGGAAGTCTCTCAAGGAGAACACCATGACCATTAAGAACACTCTGAAGATTACCGCTGCCGCTGCCTCACTGGCGATCCTGGCGGGCTGTGCCTCTACCGGCGCCCTGGACGAAGTGCGCATGACCGCTGAGTCCGCTCAGGCTGACGCTTCTGAAGCGCTGAACGTTGCCAACCAGGCGCAGAACACCGCCAACCAAGCGCAGCGCGACGCTCAGGCTGCTCTGCAGATGTCTCGCGAAAACCGCGAAGAAATGAACCGCATGTTCGAGCGCTCCATGCAGAAGTAATTCTGACATGGGCGTGCCGAGCTAATGACTCGGGCATGACGTTCGAACCCCTCGCTGTGTGAGCAGCGAGGGGTTTTTCGTGTGTGGGCCTGGCAACGGCAAGCGGGGGATGAGGATAACCTTGGTATAGGCCAGGAAAGGATGCGTATTTAAGCAAACTGATCCCTGGCCAGGGGCGATATAATGGCCGAGGCAAACGCTGCCGTCATAGGCTGGCGTTTCCCTGCGACTTATAGCCCGACACCCGTCGGGCTTTTTTTGCTGGAGCCAGGTTAGCTCAGCAGCGGAATGGTAAGGCTGCCGGGACCATCGCAGCGATCCGCGGCGTCGAACAGTACGCTGCTGGCATTGCCGTCGATGCTCTCGCCGTGCTGGGGTAACCATCGCAGGGTCAGGAAGGTGCGTAGCGGCGCAATCTCGGCAGCGGTTGCGAAGCGCACCGTAACGGCCCGTTCGATCTCTACCCGGGTGTGACGAAAGAAGCGCCCCGCTGGTAGATGACGTTGATGAGAAACGCTCATCCCTAAGTCGGTGCGGATGCGCTCCCCGGGCGTGATCACCGGATCATCATGATAAAGCCATGCAGCCTGGGCCTTGAGGCAGGTCTGACGGCTGAAATGTGCATGTCGCATATAGTAGTGCCAAGCGTGCTGCTGCCCCTCGAGATCGAGTTCGCCATAGTGGCGTGCCAGATAGAGATCGTGGTGCACGTCGTAGATGATGCGTGGCTGGCAGTCGACCAAGCTGGCCGAGTGAGGCAGCTGCGCCAGCGCCAGCTGGTTGCGGTGCTCGAACTGCAGGCGGAAGGTTCTCGGGCTTACGCCATGCTTGTGGTGAAAGGCGCGGGTGAAGATCGGGTGGCTGGAGTAGCCGCACTGAATGGCGATTTCAATGATCGGCAAGCGCGTGCGGGCCAGCAGCACGGCGGCACGCTCTAGGCGAAGCAGATCACGGTAGCGCCCCGGGCTCTGGCCGAACTGGCGGGTGAAGAGGCGCCTCAAGTGGGACTCAGAATACCCCAGGTAGTCAGCGAGACGGCGCATCGAGGCACCATGAGGGGCATTGTCATTCAGCCAGACCTCGGCGGACTCTAAATCCGGCGATATATCTTTCATTGTTCTCTCCCTATGCCCTTGCACTGTGTAATGTTCAAACACTTATTTTTTCCATCTGCGCAATCGATATTGCAAAGTTGCGGAGATAGTGCGGCGCTCATATGAACGAAAATGCAAAGATATTAGACGTTAATTAACTATAATTTCGTCTAGAAGCTTAGAACACTAAGCTTTTTTGCAGCGTAAGTATTAGCGCTATCTCGTGTAAGAGATTGACTACACGGCATGTAAGATAACTAATGTAATTCTAATAAGTTCATGATTTGTAAAGGAAGGGCTCGTTGGTGAGGCTCGATGCAAACGTTGCGACGCTGGCAGCCGAGGTTACAGGGATGATGAACCAAGCCAACGATATATGTCCGGTACAGGCGGCGATCCAAGGGGGATGCATGACAATCTTAAAGAATCGATTCTTACCACTGGCAACCTTGACCGTTGCAATTGCGCTGGCTGGCTGCAGTGGTAGTTCATCCAGCTCTCAGCCGCTGAACGGCGGCTCGGGGGTTGGCAGCAATGGAAACGGC from the Halomonas sp. 1513 genome contains:
- a CDS encoding secretion system protein E is translated as MARRFRQQLLATFLPALEAGPDDAPDQLEIAALLDDARRARASDIHLDPQADGYRVRLRIDGQVVDAAMLAYETGQRLVNQLKVQAGLNPLPSLAAAEGSFATALAQRELTLRVSAVTTVTGEKLAVRFLDPPVVFDDIEQLGISELGVQWIRQWMDATSGMLLVTGPTGAGKTTTLYTLLHRLALSDSQVVTVEDPVEYIVPGINQLQVDSASGMDFASVTSALLRIDPDYVLIGELRDEPSTRAAINVAVSGRSLMATLHSRDAVGAVTTLRQRGLDDAEIASSLGVVVAQRLVRQLCQQCRQPTSLADGDRAWLEASGARLPSHVWQAVGCEACQGLGFSGRTGVFEVWQPTSEDHALILQHGDEHRLRRQVVARGEPMLFGEGLSKVEQGVTTLGELFRVGALLPR